A genome region from Psychrobacter jeotgali includes the following:
- a CDS encoding peptidase translates to MTYCAAIRLKEGMIFASDTRTNAGVDHISTFRKLYQYGVEGERFIVLQTAGSLATSQAVFNKLQNDINQLHEHNLHTVATLFDAAQMVGECMRSVMVHAQEVANDNNSGTFTSSFLLGGQIKGQAPELYMIYPEGNCIRATRDTPFFQLGESKYGKPILDRSVKYDTGVNHAAQALMLSFDSTIHSNLSVGMPVDFVIYQNDSLTIPKGRRIEADDEYFIDISRQWAEALRRTLVELPACPDDYWD, encoded by the coding sequence ATGACTTACTGCGCCGCTATTCGTCTAAAAGAAGGTATGATTTTTGCCAGCGACACCCGTACCAATGCAGGCGTTGACCACATCTCAACTTTTCGCAAGCTCTATCAATACGGTGTTGAGGGCGAGCGCTTCATAGTCTTGCAGACCGCCGGTAGCCTTGCCACCTCACAAGCGGTGTTTAATAAACTACAAAACGATATCAATCAGCTTCACGAGCACAACCTTCATACCGTAGCGACTTTATTTGATGCAGCACAAATGGTTGGCGAATGCATGCGCAGTGTTATGGTGCATGCACAGGAAGTAGCAAATGATAATAATAGCGGTACCTTTACCAGCTCGTTTTTATTGGGCGGTCAAATAAAAGGTCAAGCACCTGAATTATATATGATTTACCCTGAAGGCAACTGTATTCGAGCCACGAGGGACACGCCTTTCTTTCAGTTGGGCGAAAGCAAATATGGTAAACCCATTCTTGATCGCTCGGTCAAATACGATACGGGGGTCAATCATGCCGCTCAAGCTTTAATGTTATCGTTTGACTCGACCATTCACTCCAACTTATCCGTTGGCATGCCCGTAGATTTTGTCATTTATCAAAATGATAGCTTAACCATCCCCAAAGGCCGCCGTATTGAAGCGGATGACGAATATTTTATTGATATCAGTCGTCAATGGGCTGAGGCGCTACGCCGTACTTTAGTAGAATTGCCTGCCTGCCCTGATGATTATTGGGATTAG
- a CDS encoding M90 family metallopeptidase gives MFNIIKDWREQRILDNSEFTQADWMQAAKRIVILDRLSKDELNRLFELATLFLDEKSINGAQGFEITDRVRLSIALQACLPILNLGLEWYKGWSSIIIYPGSYKSETKTMDEFGIVHEGQQHRSGEAWQRGPVVLSWKDAKHSGERDGHNVVIHEFVHKLDMLNGSANGFPPMQPDMDPTRWTEIMTRDFEDFQQHRKSGLDRYGATNPAEFFAVLSEVFFETPQKLIDAYPDIYDVMVKFFRQDPL, from the coding sequence ATGTTCAACATAATAAAAGACTGGCGCGAGCAGCGCATATTAGATAATAGCGAATTTACTCAAGCGGATTGGATGCAAGCGGCTAAGCGCATTGTGATATTAGACAGACTGAGCAAGGATGAGCTAAATCGCCTATTTGAATTGGCAACTCTATTCTTAGATGAGAAGTCCATCAACGGGGCACAAGGTTTTGAGATTACCGATAGAGTAAGGCTATCTATTGCTTTGCAGGCCTGTTTGCCGATTCTAAATCTAGGACTTGAGTGGTATAAAGGCTGGTCTTCGATCATCATTTATCCGGGTTCTTATAAAAGCGAGACCAAAACCATGGACGAATTCGGCATTGTGCATGAAGGTCAGCAGCATCGTAGCGGCGAGGCATGGCAGCGCGGGCCGGTAGTCTTGTCGTGGAAGGATGCTAAACACTCAGGCGAGCGCGATGGTCATAATGTGGTCATTCATGAGTTCGTGCACAAGCTTGATATGCTCAACGGTAGTGCCAATGGTTTTCCGCCGATGCAGCCTGATATGGATCCTACGCGCTGGACTGAGATTATGACCCGTGATTTTGAAGACTTTCAACAACATCGTAAGTCCGGTCTTGATCGCTATGGTGCAACCAATCCGGCGGAATTCTTTGCGGTATTGAGTGAGGTGTTTTTTGAGACCCCGCAAAAGCTGATTGATGCTTATCCTGACATTTATGACGTTATGGTGAAGTTTTTTCGGCAAGATCCACTATAA
- the uvrA gene encoding excinuclease ABC subunit UvrA — protein MKNRIQNHAKNSNAQHGIQVRGARVHNLKNIDVDLPRDALVVFTGISGSGKSSLAFGTLFAESQRRYLDSVAPYARRLIDQVEEPDVDVIEGLPPAVALQQQRGTPSVRSSVASVTTISNALRMLYSRAGEYPAGQEMLYADAFSPNTPEGACRACSGIGRVFDVTEDLMVPDDTKSIRERAIASWPGAWQGQNLSRILTTLGYDIDTPWHKLPKKSRDWILFTDETPTVPVYPEYNLEQTRQALEQGEKPNYMGTYISARNFILKSFTTTQSSRVKKRVSQFMQISVCPECHGKKLKKESLAVKFAGLDIGELSQLTLTELATKLQSAAHAHFNSPNYEHNNYEQNYEKTPEKAIVAQRITSDILARVEALTKLGLGYLSLERTTPTLSPGELQRLRLATQIRSQLFGVVYVLDEPSAGLHPADTQALLGALDELIAAGNSVFVVEHDVSVIRHADWVVDVGPKAGVHGGEIVYSGPVEGLQGIKESSTAQYLFTDKNSENKQALRQPTAWLKLAEIERNNIQGLDAEFPLGVLTSVTGVSGSGKSSLVSQALVELVNEALGKDVVTQAPTDEADLLEQEFEAPIGGYIVSGMDKVSRLVNINQKAIGRTPRSNLATYTGLFDYVRKLFAATETAKARGYDAGRFSFNTPKGRCPNCEGLGFVSVELLFLPSVYAPCQVCHGQRYNDETLEVTYRDKNIAEVLSLTVEKAYEFFANEAPILRALDALLQVGLGYLRLGQPATELSGGEAQRIKLATELQRIQRGDTLYILDEPTTGLHPADVSMLMAQLNGLVDSGNTVIMVEHDMQVASSSDWIIDMGPGAGDAGGQIVAQGTPVKVAQSKTSRTAPFLLV, from the coding sequence ATGAAAAACCGCATTCAAAACCATGCTAAAAATAGTAATGCTCAACATGGCATTCAAGTCAGGGGCGCCCGCGTTCATAACCTAAAGAATATCGACGTTGATTTGCCGCGTGATGCGCTGGTGGTATTTACAGGGATATCAGGCTCAGGAAAGTCATCGCTGGCTTTTGGGACTTTATTTGCCGAGTCGCAGCGGCGCTATTTGGATTCGGTAGCCCCTTATGCGCGCCGCCTGATTGACCAAGTGGAGGAGCCTGATGTCGATGTGATAGAAGGGTTGCCGCCAGCGGTCGCCTTGCAGCAGCAACGAGGGACGCCCTCGGTGCGCTCATCGGTGGCGAGCGTTACTACCATCTCCAATGCGCTACGTATGCTGTATTCGCGGGCAGGGGAGTATCCGGCTGGGCAAGAGATGCTCTATGCTGATGCCTTCTCGCCCAATACGCCAGAGGGCGCTTGTAGGGCGTGCTCAGGTATTGGCCGGGTGTTTGATGTGACTGAAGATTTGATGGTGCCCGACGACACCAAGTCCATTCGCGAGCGCGCTATTGCTTCATGGCCGGGGGCGTGGCAAGGTCAAAATCTAAGCCGGATATTGACCACGCTTGGTTATGATATCGATACCCCTTGGCATAAACTGCCCAAAAAGTCCCGCGACTGGATTTTGTTCACCGATGAGACCCCAACGGTGCCGGTCTATCCTGAATATAATCTTGAGCAAACGCGCCAAGCGCTTGAGCAAGGGGAAAAGCCCAATTATATGGGCACTTATATCAGTGCTAGAAACTTTATTCTAAAGTCATTTACCACCACTCAAAGCTCGCGAGTCAAAAAGCGGGTTTCGCAGTTTATGCAAATCTCTGTATGCCCAGAATGCCATGGCAAAAAGCTCAAAAAGGAATCACTAGCGGTTAAATTTGCCGGTCTCGATATTGGTGAGCTGTCACAATTAACCTTGACAGAACTAGCGACTAAGCTGCAAAGTGCCGCCCATGCCCACTTTAATAGCCCAAACTATGAGCACAATAACTATGAGCAGAACTATGAAAAAACCCCTGAAAAAGCTATCGTAGCGCAGCGTATTACTAGTGATATCTTAGCGCGCGTTGAAGCATTGACCAAACTGGGCTTGGGATATTTATCGCTTGAGCGCACCACGCCGACTTTGTCTCCAGGCGAGCTACAGCGCCTTAGATTAGCCACCCAAATTCGCTCGCAACTGTTCGGGGTGGTTTATGTGCTTGATGAGCCATCGGCGGGTCTGCATCCTGCTGATACGCAAGCCCTGCTCGGTGCCTTGGATGAGCTGATAGCCGCTGGCAATTCAGTCTTTGTGGTTGAGCATGATGTGAGCGTTATCCGCCATGCCGATTGGGTGGTCGATGTCGGGCCCAAGGCTGGCGTGCATGGCGGCGAGATTGTTTATAGTGGGCCTGTAGAAGGTCTGCAAGGTATTAAAGAGTCATCGACAGCGCAATATCTGTTCACTGATAAAAACAGCGAAAACAAACAAGCCCTTAGGCAACCTACTGCTTGGCTTAAGCTTGCTGAGATAGAGCGCAATAATATTCAAGGTTTAGATGCTGAGTTTCCGCTAGGGGTGCTCACTAGCGTTACTGGCGTGTCCGGTTCAGGGAAATCAAGTTTGGTCAGTCAAGCGCTAGTTGAGCTGGTCAATGAAGCATTGGGGAAAGACGTGGTCACCCAAGCACCAACCGATGAAGCGGACTTGCTGGAGCAAGAATTTGAAGCACCAATCGGAGGCTATATTGTCTCTGGCATGGATAAAGTGAGCCGGCTGGTGAATATTAACCAAAAAGCCATTGGCCGTACCCCGCGCTCAAACCTTGCCACTTATACTGGACTCTTTGATTATGTGCGTAAATTATTTGCCGCGACCGAGACGGCAAAAGCGCGCGGTTATGATGCTGGGCGCTTTTCATTTAATACGCCGAAAGGACGTTGTCCAAATTGTGAAGGCTTAGGATTTGTCAGCGTTGAGCTGTTATTTTTGCCCAGTGTTTATGCGCCCTGCCAAGTTTGTCATGGACAGCGCTATAACGATGAGACGCTTGAGGTTACTTATCGAGATAAAAACATTGCTGAGGTGCTGAGTCTAACCGTTGAAAAAGCCTATGAGTTTTTTGCCAATGAAGCGCCTATTTTGCGTGCCTTAGATGCTTTGTTGCAAGTGGGACTTGGCTATCTGCGTTTGGGTCAGCCAGCCACTGAATTATCAGGCGGGGAGGCGCAGCGTATTAAGCTGGCAACCGAGCTACAACGTATCCAGCGCGGCGATACCCTTTATATCCTCGATGAGCCGACTACCGGTCTTCATCCTGCTGATGTTTCTATGCTAATGGCACAATTAAATGGGCTGGTTGATTCTGGTAATACGGTCATTATGGTCGAGCACGATATGCAAGTGGCGAGTAGTAGCGACTGGATTATCGATATGGGGCCGGGAGCCGGGGACGCAGGCGGGCAGATTGTCGCTCAAGGGACGCCAGTTAAAGTAGCGCAGTCAAAGACTAGCCGAACCGCGCCTTTTTTATTGGTTTAA
- a CDS encoding DUF58 domain-containing protein encodes MNQAHAQHTPSSQIQVQPKLSFWQRLRQFQPSTKLVKIVLLWWLVLVVATALDMTSGFGSSALESVSNLLYYLCALALVVLVIACVLDIIMLIAISQASSYQVSRKFPSNVPIYHEIDIEVSLSFSGASFKPFNKLGFIKSIRLEFYDDYPNHLTLLDAMSIAFDMPLLTPSANSIENTIENQPTSTPTTAPNNQANTITICYPVLPSERGTGYFGDSYLRIASPMRLWRRALIIPANDTSTVHSFHGSNYQSNDKPKSSSTITQPAHSAQYLRVLADFSGLLNNQLSVIFEKSRQAGVQALTKEGQGSDFLDLREYSAGDAIRQIDWKASSRLRKLMSKSYEDDNDQDLVFLLDCGEQMRHQDVYHDESAIDETINNEGLDSIEIARYGRYFDKVLNAVLLLAYIANKQSDRVGLMTFGGIEVFLPPKKGSTLIRDLLNETADIKPTMQTGDYLMAAQDLMKKLKKRSIIVLITNTRAEASDELIQAVNLLSKRHNVVFANLMEQAIYERLYGDVIPENMDDALLYHALVDYQQSRQQLQQRLSKQTGALCLQTMANQLPTVLIQAYLSLSRR; translated from the coding sequence ATGAATCAAGCGCACGCTCAACACACGCCATCTTCTCAAATTCAAGTTCAGCCCAAACTTAGCTTTTGGCAACGACTGCGCCAGTTTCAGCCCAGCACTAAACTGGTGAAAATAGTGCTCCTTTGGTGGCTTGTGCTAGTGGTAGCGACTGCACTTGATATGACCTCAGGTTTTGGCAGTTCTGCGTTAGAGTCTGTCTCAAACCTTTTATATTATCTGTGCGCTCTAGCCTTGGTAGTATTGGTAATCGCATGCGTGCTAGATATTATAATGCTTATTGCTATAAGTCAGGCATCAAGCTATCAGGTTAGCCGCAAGTTCCCCAGTAATGTGCCCATTTATCATGAGATAGATATTGAGGTTTCACTCAGCTTTTCTGGCGCTTCATTTAAACCTTTTAATAAGCTTGGATTCATAAAAAGTATCCGTTTAGAGTTTTATGATGATTATCCTAATCATTTAACCTTGCTAGATGCGATGTCAATTGCCTTTGATATGCCGCTATTGACGCCTTCAGCAAACTCTATAGAAAATACTATAGAAAACCAGCCAACTAGCACACCAACTACCGCGCCAAATAATCAAGCCAATACGATAACCATTTGCTATCCAGTGCTGCCATCTGAGCGCGGTACGGGCTATTTTGGTGACAGTTATTTACGAATAGCATCGCCCATGCGCTTGTGGCGACGTGCTTTAATCATACCAGCAAATGATACTTCTACTGTCCATTCATTTCATGGTTCCAATTATCAATCTAATGATAAACCTAAGTCTTCTTCAACTATTACCCAGCCAGCCCATTCAGCGCAATACCTACGAGTATTGGCTGATTTTTCAGGACTACTTAACAATCAGTTGTCGGTTATCTTTGAAAAAAGCCGCCAAGCTGGCGTGCAAGCGCTGACTAAAGAGGGGCAGGGCAGCGACTTTTTAGACCTTCGTGAATACAGTGCTGGTGATGCGATTCGCCAAATCGACTGGAAAGCCAGCTCGCGTCTGCGCAAGCTTATGAGTAAGTCCTATGAGGATGATAACGACCAAGACTTAGTATTCTTGTTAGATTGCGGCGAGCAAATGCGCCATCAAGATGTGTATCATGATGAAAGTGCTATTGATGAAACTATTAACAATGAAGGTTTAGATAGTATTGAGATTGCCCGTTATGGACGCTACTTTGATAAAGTGCTTAATGCCGTGCTGCTGCTGGCTTATATTGCCAATAAGCAAAGCGACCGCGTGGGACTGATGACTTTTGGCGGTATTGAGGTTTTTTTACCGCCCAAAAAAGGCAGTACTCTGATTCGTGACCTGCTCAACGAAACCGCTGACATCAAACCGACCATGCAAACCGGCGACTATCTGATGGCAGCACAAGACTTGATGAAGAAGCTTAAAAAGCGCAGCATTATTGTGCTCATTACCAATACCCGTGCCGAGGCATCGGATGAGCTTATCCAAGCGGTGAACCTGCTCTCAAAGCGTCATAACGTGGTATTTGCCAATCTGATGGAGCAAGCTATATATGAGCGCTTATACGGTGATGTCATACCAGAGAATATGGATGATGCGCTGCTATATCATGCCTTGGTCGACTATCAACAGTCGCGCCAGCAGCTCCAGCAAAGGCTTAGTAAGCAAACCGGAGCCTTGTGTTTGCAAACGATGGCCAATCAGTTGCCAACGGTGTTAATTCAAGCGTATTTGTCGCTCAGTCGGCGCTGA
- a CDS encoding circularly permuted type 2 ATP-grasp protein codes for MNKEATQSQSQNQNQDKAEDHSQTQSTEPSQATTAATLSSPAKKPQCFDELKADNGEYRPVAQAVGDWIEDISVDGLNHLNEQAENIFYRKGVTFTVYSDAKNIERMIPFDIIPRIIAASEWQQVKKGCQQRITALNAFLHDIYHDQAIMKEGVVPASYVYASGCYEPWMMGIELDKPIYSHISGIDLIRDETGRFCVLEDNLRTPSGVSYMLESRNISETLLSDLFAHTPVLDISDYPKRLKACLASSTSKYDPQIVILTPGRFNSAYYEHAFLAHEMSVPLVHGYDLVVEDSKVYMQGIRGKVQVDVIYRRIDDPYIDPLAFNSSSILGVSGLMSAYRSGNVVIVNAPGTGVADDKSLYAFVPDMIEFYLNEKPLLPNIETYQCRKPDELSYVLDNLDKLVVKETQGSGGYGMLIGPTSTKQEISDYRQRLLANPTGFIAQPTISLSTNPTAVSDGIAPRHIDLRPFILSHGDGSVDIVPGGLTRVAMVEGSLVVNSSQGGGIKDTWVVDDSKLDKSHSSTASKAASSHNQEISAASHASYHNRVQPIEAGYEDLDDAPMILLLSTASYLIWLGRYSERLYYYDNIIKQLINSDLKKAQVQHLVNHLGFDADINDSLKVMKGQILYDLEQKRIPSVVSSIETNVQEAKGVIGKDTAELYNLIKRLSSAGTYRAATLQLHACNAAMKQEHPTVTCFWQLGRHFEQLERAVLLDEETTAVSLAFKHWINQLPENTRWRELIRLTNQMIQSKQFSDFKLISQEFNIILQQGV; via the coding sequence ATGAATAAAGAAGCCACCCAGTCTCAGAGCCAGAACCAAAATCAAGATAAAGCCGAAGATCACAGCCAAACCCAGTCTACGGAACCTAGTCAGGCTACTACTGCAGCTACCCTATCAAGCCCTGCAAAAAAACCGCAATGCTTTGATGAGCTCAAGGCAGATAATGGCGAGTATCGCCCGGTCGCCCAAGCGGTTGGCGACTGGATAGAGGATATCAGTGTCGATGGGCTCAATCATCTCAATGAGCAAGCTGAGAATATATTTTATCGAAAAGGCGTTACCTTTACCGTTTATAGCGATGCTAAAAATATTGAGCGCATGATACCTTTTGACATCATTCCCCGCATTATTGCCGCTAGTGAATGGCAGCAAGTAAAAAAAGGTTGCCAGCAGCGGATTACGGCTTTGAACGCCTTTTTGCATGACATCTACCACGATCAAGCTATCATGAAAGAAGGTGTCGTCCCCGCCAGCTATGTCTATGCTAGCGGTTGTTACGAGCCATGGATGATGGGGATTGAGCTGGATAAACCGATATATTCGCACATCAGCGGTATTGATTTGATTCGTGATGAGACCGGACGGTTCTGTGTTTTAGAAGACAATTTACGTACCCCTTCCGGCGTGTCTTACATGCTTGAGAGTCGCAATATATCCGAGACTTTACTCTCAGACTTATTCGCCCATACCCCCGTATTGGATATTAGTGACTACCCCAAACGGCTCAAAGCTTGTCTTGCGAGCTCAACCAGCAAATATGATCCGCAAATAGTCATCTTAACCCCAGGGCGCTTTAACAGTGCCTATTATGAGCATGCTTTTTTGGCACATGAAATGAGCGTCCCATTGGTTCATGGCTATGATTTGGTGGTTGAGGATAGCAAGGTTTATATGCAAGGTATTCGCGGTAAAGTGCAAGTTGATGTGATTTATCGCCGTATTGATGACCCTTATATTGACCCATTAGCCTTCAACTCCAGCTCTATCTTGGGGGTCTCAGGTCTAATGAGTGCCTATCGCTCTGGCAATGTGGTCATCGTTAATGCTCCGGGTACAGGTGTTGCTGATGATAAAAGCTTATATGCCTTTGTGCCGGACATGATTGAGTTTTATTTAAATGAGAAGCCACTCTTGCCCAATATCGAAACTTATCAATGCCGTAAGCCGGATGAATTGTCTTATGTGCTTGATAATTTAGATAAGTTGGTAGTTAAAGAAACGCAAGGCTCAGGCGGTTACGGTATGCTCATCGGACCGACATCGACCAAGCAGGAGATTAGCGATTATCGTCAGCGGCTGCTTGCCAATCCTACCGGTTTTATTGCTCAGCCGACCATTTCACTGTCCACCAATCCTACCGCCGTCAGCGATGGCATTGCCCCGCGTCATATTGACCTACGCCCCTTTATCCTAAGTCACGGCGATGGCTCGGTAGATATCGTGCCGGGCGGTCTCACTCGGGTGGCGATGGTTGAAGGCTCGTTAGTTGTCAACTCCTCCCAAGGCGGCGGCATCAAAGACACTTGGGTAGTTGATGACAGCAAGTTGGACAAAAGCCACTCATCGACCGCTAGCAAAGCCGCTTCAAGCCATAATCAAGAAATTAGCGCCGCTAGTCACGCCAGCTATCACAACCGTGTACAACCGATCGAAGCCGGTTATGAAGACCTTGATGATGCGCCCATGATATTACTACTCTCGACCGCCAGCTATTTAATTTGGCTTGGCAGATATAGCGAGCGCCTCTATTACTACGACAATATTATCAAACAGCTGATCAATAGCGATCTCAAAAAAGCGCAAGTACAACACCTAGTTAACCATTTAGGTTTCGATGCTGATATTAACGACTCGCTAAAGGTCATGAAAGGGCAAATACTCTATGATTTGGAGCAGAAAAGAATCCCAAGCGTGGTCAGCTCCATCGAAACCAATGTCCAAGAAGCTAAAGGGGTCATCGGTAAAGATACCGCAGAACTATATAACCTCATAAAAAGGCTATCAAGCGCAGGGACTTATCGAGCAGCGACCCTACAGCTACACGCCTGTAATGCCGCGATGAAACAAGAACACCCGACGGTAACCTGCTTTTGGCAATTGGGACGACATTTTGAACAGCTTGAGCGTGCGGTTTTATTAGATGAAGAGACTACTGCAGTAAGCTTAGCGTTTAAACATTGGATCAATCAGCTACCAGAAAATACTCGCTGGCGTGAACTTATTCGCCTAACCAATCAGATGATTCAGTCCAAACAGTTTAGTGATTTTAAACTGATAAGCCAAGAGTTTAATATCATTCTCCAGCAAGGCGTTTGA
- the rhuM gene encoding RhuM family protein translates to MKTIDSIDSNSIDNSQSKIEIYQADDGQTAIEIRLEHDTLWLSQAQLAVLFEKDTDTISLHLKNIYNEGELDQEATTEESSVVRQEGKRQVRRNIRFYNLDAIISVGYRVNSKKGTQFRIWATQRLREYLIQGYTLNQQRFDKNSSELQQALALIKKTAQSPELKTDEGRGLIEIISRYTQTFLWLQRYDEGLLDDPAGQAGGTLPTTDEAMSALNDLKAQLISRGEATELFARPRGDGLDSVLGNLQQTVFGEPAYPTIESKAAHLLYFMVKNHPFTDGNKRSGAFLFVDFLHRNGRLLNDEGDMVINNTGLAALTLLVAESDPNQKETLIKLIMNMLSLES, encoded by the coding sequence ATGAAAACTATAGATAGCATAGATAGCAACAGTATAGATAATAGCCAATCAAAGATAGAGATATATCAAGCGGATGATGGGCAAACAGCGATAGAGATTCGTCTAGAGCACGATACTTTATGGCTTTCGCAAGCTCAGTTAGCGGTATTGTTTGAAAAAGATACGGATACTATCAGTTTACACCTAAAAAACATCTATAACGAAGGTGAGCTTGACCAAGAAGCAACTACCGAGGAATCCTCGGTAGTTCGACAAGAAGGTAAACGCCAAGTACGGCGTAACATTCGTTTTTATAATTTGGATGCCATTATCTCAGTAGGTTATCGGGTTAATTCGAAAAAAGGCACGCAGTTTCGTATTTGGGCAACCCAGCGCCTACGCGAATACCTTATTCAAGGCTACACGCTAAACCAGCAACGATTTGATAAAAACTCTAGCGAATTGCAGCAAGCGTTGGCTTTGATTAAAAAGACTGCCCAAAGTCCTGAGTTAAAGACTGACGAAGGGCGCGGACTGATTGAAATTATCAGTCGTTATACCCAAACCTTTTTATGGCTGCAACGCTATGACGAAGGACTACTTGATGACCCTGCAGGGCAGGCTGGTGGTACTTTGCCGACCACCGATGAGGCTATGAGCGCATTAAATGACCTAAAAGCACAGCTTATATCTCGCGGCGAAGCAACTGAGCTATTTGCCAGACCTCGCGGTGACGGTTTAGATAGCGTGCTGGGCAACTTGCAGCAAACGGTATTTGGCGAGCCTGCGTATCCAACGATTGAGAGTAAAGCGGCGCACTTATTATATTTTATGGTCAAGAACCATCCCTTTACGGATGGCAATAAACGCAGCGGCGCTTTTTTGTTTGTCGATTTTTTGCATCGTAACGGCAGATTGCTCAATGATGAGGGCGATATGGTCATCAATAATACCGGACTTGCTGCCTTAACTTTGCTAGTAGCAGAGTCAGACCCCAATCAAAAAGAGACGCTAATTAAACTGATTATGAATATGTTATCACTTGAGAGTTAA
- a CDS encoding transglutaminase family protein: protein MKLQISHQTNYYYGELAQRSVQYIRMTPMQLPHQVIHQWNVMLPKVATSQKDGFGNDWLTLSRNESHDNLQMQASGIVEINTETERLKDTDNVPYLLFTVQSPLTECSEAMREFAAPYLENYSLESLKELANALIMKMPFVKNTTHVGTTAAEAFAMGSGVCQDHTHVFVGCLRDKQIPARYVSGYLYDDTENHMASHAWAEVWLDGYWYTFDISNQMFQPSAHVYVAIGRDYSDAAPVRGVRMGGGYESLYSQVLVTRLS from the coding sequence ATGAAACTTCAAATCAGTCATCAAACCAACTATTACTACGGAGAGCTTGCCCAGCGCAGCGTGCAATATATCCGGATGACGCCGATGCAATTGCCGCACCAAGTTATTCACCAGTGGAATGTCATGCTACCCAAAGTGGCAACCAGTCAAAAAGATGGTTTTGGCAATGACTGGTTAACCTTAAGCCGCAATGAATCTCATGACAATTTGCAAATGCAGGCATCTGGTATCGTTGAGATCAACACCGAAACTGAGCGCTTAAAAGACACTGACAACGTCCCCTACTTATTGTTTACCGTACAAAGCCCACTTACCGAGTGCTCGGAGGCGATGCGTGAGTTTGCCGCGCCTTATTTAGAGAACTATAGCCTTGAGAGCCTCAAAGAGTTGGCTAATGCCCTGATCATGAAAATGCCTTTTGTAAAAAATACTACTCATGTGGGCACGACGGCCGCCGAAGCTTTTGCAATGGGTTCTGGCGTTTGCCAAGACCATACCCATGTGTTTGTCGGCTGCCTGCGTGATAAACAAATCCCTGCCCGTTACGTGTCCGGCTATCTATATGACGATACCGAAAACCATATGGCAAGCCACGCTTGGGCTGAGGTTTGGCTTGATGGCTACTGGTACACTTTTGATATCTCCAATCAGATGTTCCAGCCAAGTGCCCATGTTTACGTTGCCATTGGACGCGATTATTCAGATGCAGCACCAGTACGCGGTGTGCGCATGGGCGGTGGTTATGAGAGTCTTTACAGTCAAGTGCTGGTTACAAGGTTATCATAA